A single genomic interval of Arthrobacter methylotrophus harbors:
- the arfB gene encoding alternative ribosome rescue aminoacyl-tRNA hydrolase ArfB, whose protein sequence is MDLEVSPALTIPTSELSWRFSRSSGPGGQHVNTSDSRAELSWNVADSAALSDNQRQMLVIRLGPRLIAGVITVTASEQRSQLRNREIALAKLSHLVAVGLAPEAAARRATKPTRNSKRRHRLAKEQRAATKQQRKRPSPE, encoded by the coding sequence ATGGATCTCGAAGTGTCGCCCGCGCTCACGATTCCCACCTCGGAACTTAGCTGGCGGTTCTCCCGCTCGTCAGGGCCAGGCGGTCAACACGTCAACACATCGGACAGCCGCGCCGAACTCTCCTGGAATGTCGCCGATTCCGCAGCGCTTTCCGATAACCAGCGGCAGATGCTGGTCATCCGTCTTGGACCACGCCTCATAGCCGGGGTGATCACTGTGACCGCCTCCGAGCAGCGGTCACAGTTGCGCAATCGCGAGATCGCCCTGGCCAAGCTCTCACACCTCGTGGCTGTGGGGCTTGCTCCCGAAGCTGCTGCCCGACGGGCGACCAAACCCACCCGGAACTCGAAACGTCGTCACCGACTGGCAAAGGAGCAGCGGGCGGCGACGAAACAACAACGAAAACGACCGTCCCCCGAGTAG
- a CDS encoding amidohydrolase: MNDHETILAGLDAELDWIRDTYLDLHRHPELSLEEHRTSKLVEEKLGAFGYAVTRVGGTGVVGVLENGDGPAVLARADMDALPVKESTGLPYSSEVDGVMHACGHDVHVAALLGAAKLMADGRGAWSGTYIALFQPAEEVGAGSKAMLDDGLMTRVPRPDVAFAQHVMPIPAGTVATTAGPVLSAGDSLKITVHGKGAHGSMPHMSVDPVVLAASIVLRLQTVVSRETKPGNFAVVTVGAINAGATSNIIPDRATLLLNIRTYDTQIRANVLAAIERIVKGECVTAGSPREPEFEYYDQFPLTSNDAAVTEKVTAAFTSRFGADAVLHASPQTASEDFSRIPDAFDVPYTFWLLGGVDPETYRAAVERGTVAQDIPANHSPLFAPVIDPTLGLGVQAHVTAALSYLSEDASG, translated from the coding sequence ATGAACGATCATGAAACAATCCTGGCGGGCCTTGACGCCGAGCTCGACTGGATTCGGGATACCTACTTGGATCTCCATCGGCACCCGGAGCTCAGCCTAGAGGAGCACCGAACCTCGAAACTCGTCGAGGAAAAACTCGGCGCGTTCGGCTATGCCGTGACCCGGGTCGGAGGCACCGGCGTCGTAGGCGTCCTCGAGAACGGTGACGGCCCGGCAGTCCTTGCCCGTGCGGACATGGACGCCCTACCCGTCAAAGAGTCCACCGGCCTGCCGTACTCCTCCGAGGTGGACGGCGTGATGCATGCCTGCGGGCACGACGTCCACGTCGCCGCGCTGCTCGGTGCCGCCAAGCTCATGGCCGACGGGCGCGGAGCCTGGTCCGGGACGTACATCGCTCTGTTCCAGCCCGCCGAGGAGGTGGGTGCCGGTTCCAAGGCAATGCTCGACGACGGGCTCATGACCCGCGTGCCGCGGCCCGACGTGGCGTTCGCCCAACATGTTATGCCGATCCCGGCGGGGACGGTCGCCACCACGGCCGGCCCGGTTCTCTCGGCCGGAGACTCGCTCAAGATCACGGTGCACGGGAAGGGCGCACACGGCTCGATGCCGCACATGTCCGTGGACCCTGTGGTGCTGGCGGCCTCAATCGTGCTCAGGCTGCAGACCGTGGTGTCGCGCGAAACCAAGCCCGGCAACTTCGCAGTCGTCACGGTAGGAGCGATCAACGCCGGCGCCACGTCGAACATCATCCCGGACCGCGCCACCCTCCTGCTGAACATCCGCACGTATGACACCCAGATCCGGGCCAACGTCCTGGCTGCCATCGAGCGGATCGTGAAGGGCGAGTGCGTCACTGCCGGATCACCCCGGGAGCCGGAATTCGAGTATTACGACCAGTTCCCGCTGACCAGCAACGACGCCGCCGTCACGGAGAAAGTCACTGCCGCCTTCACATCCCGCTTCGGGGCGGACGCCGTGCTCCACGCCTCACCGCAAACAGCGTCCGAGGACTTCAGTCGCATCCCAGACGCCTTCGACGTCCCCTACACGTTCTGGCTCCTGGGCGGCGTGGACCCGGAAACGTACCGGGCCGCCGTCGAACGCGGGACCGTTGCCCAGGACATCCCCGCCAACCACTCCCCGCTCTTCGCCCCCGTGATCGATCCGACCCTGGGTCTGGGTGTCCAAGCCCATGTCACCGCGGCACTTTCATACCTCTCCGAGGACGCGTCAGGCTAG
- a CDS encoding phage tail protein, with product MPYVVDFQNVSTAGLESSPVAHALAGLRANEGRYYRNKYGHVFTVSPASEVPEVVERVSRILKDERDIVIGSRPLEATAFEVDGLRMAYVFYESGLSINVMYSIEDGGKRAVGFKLADGMEIPEELASRFKFARQKSKLAGVIRGSYFVIKGEY from the coding sequence ATGCCGTACGTTGTTGACTTCCAGAACGTGTCCACTGCCGGTCTGGAGTCTTCTCCCGTTGCCCATGCGCTTGCCGGGTTGCGCGCCAACGAGGGCCGTTACTACCGGAACAAGTACGGCCACGTGTTCACTGTGAGCCCTGCGAGCGAGGTTCCGGAGGTGGTCGAGCGGGTGAGCCGGATCCTCAAGGACGAGCGAGACATCGTCATCGGCTCACGACCGCTCGAAGCGACCGCCTTCGAAGTGGACGGTTTGCGGATGGCTTATGTGTTCTACGAATCGGGGCTGTCGATCAACGTCATGTACAGCATCGAGGACGGCGGGAAACGGGCGGTCGGATTCAAACTCGCCGATGGCATGGAGATTCCGGAGGAACTGGCATCACGTTTCAAGTTCGCACGCCAAAAATCGAAGCTGGCAGGAGTTATCCGCGGCTCCTATTTCGTGATCAAGGGCGAGTACTGA
- a CDS encoding helix-turn-helix transcriptional regulator, with product MSDERRRELGQFLRDRRGGLARAELGLPPIGRNRTQGLRREEVASFAAVSVTWYTWLEQGREINASRQVLEAIARVLRLTGAEQSYLLALGGYASVPLAEVAVIEEAPAHVQRLLDSLDFPAFAVAPDWGIAAWNSAYAELYSRIAAVDAADRNLLWLIFTDPHLREMLPDWEETSSHFVAEFRAEAGARLGSAAHTALISRLAQASPEFAQLWADHGVERFASRQRVFLHPVAGRLVFEQHRLVPSDAPELHLVMYAPA from the coding sequence ATGAGTGATGAGCGACGGCGGGAGCTGGGCCAATTCCTGCGCGACCGGCGCGGGGGACTGGCACGAGCGGAGCTGGGGCTGCCGCCCATCGGGCGCAACCGCACGCAGGGATTGCGTCGAGAGGAAGTGGCATCCTTCGCCGCGGTGAGCGTCACGTGGTACACGTGGCTGGAACAGGGGAGGGAGATCAATGCCTCCCGCCAGGTTCTCGAGGCGATCGCGCGGGTGCTTCGCCTGACGGGCGCCGAGCAGTCGTATCTGCTGGCACTGGGCGGTTACGCTTCCGTTCCCCTCGCCGAGGTGGCGGTCATCGAGGAAGCCCCGGCCCACGTGCAACGTCTGCTCGACTCCTTGGACTTCCCGGCCTTTGCCGTTGCCCCCGACTGGGGGATCGCGGCCTGGAACAGCGCTTACGCCGAGCTGTACTCACGTATCGCGGCTGTTGACGCGGCCGACAGGAACCTCCTTTGGCTCATCTTCACCGACCCCCACCTGCGCGAGATGCTCCCGGACTGGGAAGAGACCTCAAGCCATTTCGTGGCTGAATTCAGGGCCGAAGCAGGGGCGCGGCTCGGTTCGGCGGCCCACACGGCGCTCATCTCAAGACTGGCGCAGGCCAGCCCGGAGTTCGCCCAGCTCTGGGCAGACCACGGCGTGGAGCGCTTCGCCTCCCGGCAACGGGTGTTCCTGCATCCAGTGGCCGGGAGGCTGGTCTTTGAGCAGCACCGGCTCGTTCCCTCGGACGCGCCCGAACTGCACTTGGTGATGTACGCGCCCGCCTAG
- a CDS encoding alpha/beta fold hydrolase — protein MVVTNWPGVDPEWSRMIDVTSTSAVEAPSTVRRWHLLDNGSQLSRRGVAPVGTLLCVHGNPTWSYLWRTLLAAGSDAAHPWRVVAVDQLDMGYSERGGRFRRLADRINDLGDLTDALGLEGPVVTVGHDWGGVISLGWALAHPRHVTGVVLTNTAVHQPSDSAVPPALRLALHPVVHRWGTTTSDAFLRVTHSLPNPPLSADIRKAYMAPYRGARRRDGVGNFVADIPADASHPSFPTLNRVAEGLRGLKVPALMLWGPRDPIFSDRYLKDLISRLPHADVHRFEGAGHLVAEDRDIATPVFQWLAGHGGVSGSASPTAGAAASGGQGLNDAAEPPPAGFRPLWDLLGELAAGPVKGDIAVAEMAPDGTVSRSLSWQQLDRNILDLTAGLWEAGVGSGSRVSLMVPPGVDLTVALYACLRLGAVVVVADAGLGTRGLSRALKGATPDFLIGIDKALAAASVLGWPGRRISVRDLPAARRRILGVETSLAALAGRGAGRPSERPAHTVDPAALAAVLFTSGSTGPAKGVLYTHRQLAAMRDTLAETFGIRSGARLVAGFAPFALLGPALGAVSVTPAMDVTAPRTLTARALADAAMAIDATVVFASPAALRNVLATQDAVSRAGQKALEGIELLLSAGAPVPEPLLAQVQRLLPNASLHTPYGMTEALPVTDISLEQIQAADADSAAGTVAGAGNGVCVGKPVHGARVAVVPLAADGTAPGAHVVTEAGVTGEILVRAAHVKESYDRLWLTQRESISVPGWHRTGDVGHFDADGRLWVEGRLTHVVTAPGAVVTPVGAEQAIERLDCVRLAAITGVGPAGTQAVVAVVETVPPSRKAGLAAPQLAGRVRRAALDAGVNVSAVLAVPAQPTDIRHNAKIDRTRLSRWASRVLAGGRPGEP, from the coding sequence TTGGTAGTCACCAACTGGCCCGGGGTCGACCCGGAATGGTCCCGGATGATCGACGTAACGTCCACATCGGCCGTCGAGGCGCCAAGCACAGTGCGCCGCTGGCACCTGTTGGACAACGGCTCCCAGCTCTCCCGCCGTGGCGTGGCTCCCGTCGGTACCCTGCTGTGCGTGCACGGCAACCCCACTTGGTCATATCTGTGGCGGACGCTGCTGGCCGCCGGATCCGACGCGGCACATCCGTGGCGCGTCGTGGCGGTGGACCAACTTGACATGGGCTACTCGGAACGCGGCGGCAGGTTCCGCCGCTTGGCGGACCGAATCAACGACCTGGGCGACCTTACCGACGCACTGGGCCTGGAGGGGCCGGTCGTTACGGTGGGTCACGACTGGGGGGGAGTTATCAGCCTAGGCTGGGCCTTGGCGCACCCACGGCACGTCACCGGGGTGGTGCTGACTAACACAGCCGTGCACCAGCCCTCCGATTCGGCAGTCCCGCCAGCCCTCCGGCTTGCCTTGCACCCCGTCGTGCACCGGTGGGGCACGACGACGTCGGACGCCTTTCTGCGAGTGACACACTCGCTGCCGAACCCGCCGCTGTCCGCCGACATTCGAAAGGCCTACATGGCCCCGTATCGCGGTGCCCGCCGCCGGGACGGGGTGGGAAACTTTGTGGCGGATATTCCCGCAGACGCTTCCCATCCCAGCTTCCCGACGCTTAACCGGGTAGCGGAAGGGTTGCGCGGGCTGAAGGTCCCGGCCCTGATGCTCTGGGGTCCCCGGGATCCCATCTTTTCCGATCGATACCTCAAGGACCTGATCAGCCGGCTTCCGCACGCGGACGTGCATCGCTTCGAAGGCGCCGGACATCTCGTAGCGGAAGACCGAGACATTGCCACACCCGTATTCCAGTGGCTCGCCGGGCACGGGGGTGTGAGCGGAAGCGCGTCTCCGACAGCCGGGGCGGCAGCGAGCGGTGGCCAGGGGCTGAACGATGCGGCCGAGCCGCCGCCGGCGGGATTCCGGCCCCTTTGGGATTTGCTCGGCGAGCTGGCGGCAGGGCCGGTAAAGGGAGATATAGCCGTTGCGGAAATGGCGCCGGATGGCACAGTCAGCCGCTCGCTCAGCTGGCAGCAGCTGGACCGGAACATCCTTGACCTTACCGCGGGGCTGTGGGAGGCCGGAGTGGGGAGCGGCAGCCGGGTGAGCCTGATGGTTCCGCCCGGAGTGGACCTGACCGTAGCCCTCTACGCCTGCCTGCGGCTGGGCGCGGTGGTGGTCGTCGCCGACGCCGGGTTGGGAACCAGGGGCCTGAGCCGCGCACTGAAGGGCGCCACCCCCGATTTCCTCATAGGAATCGACAAGGCGCTGGCGGCGGCCTCCGTGCTGGGCTGGCCGGGACGGCGGATCAGCGTGCGGGACCTCCCGGCTGCCCGCCGCCGAATCCTAGGCGTCGAAACTTCCCTTGCCGCCCTGGCCGGACGCGGCGCCGGACGCCCTTCAGAGCGGCCCGCGCACACTGTGGACCCGGCTGCGCTGGCCGCCGTGCTCTTCACATCCGGCTCCACCGGTCCAGCCAAAGGCGTGCTCTACACGCACCGGCAGCTGGCCGCGATGCGGGATACCCTGGCCGAAACATTCGGGATCCGTTCCGGTGCCCGGCTCGTGGCGGGTTTCGCCCCGTTCGCCTTGCTGGGGCCGGCGCTCGGAGCGGTCTCGGTGACGCCGGCCATGGACGTTACCGCGCCCCGCACTTTGACGGCCCGCGCGCTGGCGGACGCCGCCATGGCCATAGACGCTACCGTGGTCTTCGCCTCCCCGGCGGCGTTGCGCAACGTCCTTGCCACCCAGGATGCGGTGAGCAGGGCCGGTCAAAAAGCCTTGGAAGGGATCGAGTTGCTTCTGTCTGCCGGCGCGCCCGTCCCGGAACCGCTCCTGGCGCAGGTGCAACGGTTGCTGCCCAACGCCTCATTACATACCCCATACGGGATGACCGAGGCGCTGCCGGTCACCGACATCAGCCTCGAACAAATCCAGGCAGCTGATGCCGATTCTGCTGCCGGCACCGTTGCGGGAGCAGGCAATGGCGTGTGCGTGGGGAAGCCCGTGCATGGCGCGCGCGTGGCCGTCGTCCCGCTGGCTGCGGATGGCACCGCACCAGGGGCCCACGTGGTGACGGAGGCTGGCGTGACCGGCGAGATTCTGGTGAGGGCCGCACACGTCAAGGAATCCTATGACAGGCTCTGGCTGACCCAGCGGGAAAGCATCAGCGTGCCCGGATGGCACCGCACCGGCGACGTGGGGCATTTCGACGCCGACGGCCGGCTCTGGGTGGAGGGACGTCTTACCCACGTCGTGACGGCGCCCGGGGCTGTCGTGACACCCGTGGGCGCCGAACAGGCCATCGAACGCCTGGACTGCGTCCGGCTGGCCGCTATCACCGGGGTCGGGCCGGCAGGGACGCAGGCCGTCGTCGCCGTCGTCGAGACCGTTCCTCCCTCCCGCAAAGCCGGCCTTGCTGCGCCGCAGCTCGCCGGGCGCGTCCGCAGGGCGGCCCTTGACGCTGGCGTCAATGTCTCCGCTGTGCTCGCAGTCCCCGCGCAGCCCACCGACATCCGACACAACGCCAAGATCGACAGGACCCGCCTGTCCCGCTGGGCTTCACGAGTGCTCGCCGGCGGCCGTCCGGGGGAGCCATGA
- a CDS encoding NAD-dependent epimerase/dehydratase family protein codes for MRVLVTGASGLLGREVARLLVRQGHAVATFQRRPSGVDGAADLGGSVTDEAALRGAVEGSEGIIHLAAKVSFTGRAVEFDEVNVEGTRRLLRSARAAGVRDMVFVSSPSVANSGTAIVGLGAEPADPQHAHGNYSRTKAEAELLALAADTPEFRVAAVRPHIVWGPGDTQLVERVLARASRGRLPLLDAGAALIDTTYVDNAASAIVAALYRMEHVHGRALVVTNGEPRPVGDLLAGICAAASVPVPSWSLPGGVARAGGAVVEKLWTWAGRKEEPPMTRFLAEQLSTAHWFDQRETRKLLDWTPAVSLDEGLARLAEHYGSWSAARVHRS; via the coding sequence ATGAGAGTCCTCGTCACCGGCGCAAGCGGGCTGCTCGGACGGGAAGTGGCCCGTCTGCTGGTCCGCCAGGGCCATGCCGTGGCCACGTTCCAGCGCCGTCCCTCAGGAGTCGACGGCGCGGCAGACTTAGGCGGTTCCGTAACGGACGAGGCAGCGCTCCGGGGAGCAGTCGAGGGGTCAGAGGGAATCATCCATCTGGCCGCGAAGGTTTCTTTTACTGGCCGTGCCGTGGAGTTCGATGAGGTGAATGTTGAAGGAACCCGCCGTCTGCTCCGTTCCGCCCGTGCGGCGGGGGTACGGGACATGGTGTTCGTCTCCTCCCCGTCCGTGGCAAACTCCGGCACCGCCATCGTCGGGCTGGGCGCGGAGCCGGCTGACCCGCAGCATGCGCACGGCAATTACTCCCGGACCAAGGCCGAGGCGGAGTTGCTGGCGCTGGCAGCGGACACTCCGGAATTCCGGGTCGCGGCGGTGCGCCCCCATATCGTCTGGGGTCCCGGCGACACCCAACTCGTGGAACGGGTCCTGGCCCGGGCCAGCCGCGGTCGCCTGCCGCTGCTCGACGCGGGTGCGGCACTCATCGACACCACCTATGTGGACAACGCCGCCTCGGCCATTGTCGCTGCGCTGTACCGCATGGAACACGTCCATGGCAGGGCCCTGGTCGTGACCAACGGCGAGCCCCGCCCGGTCGGTGACCTGCTGGCGGGCATATGCGCTGCAGCGAGCGTCCCCGTGCCGTCGTGGAGTTTGCCTGGTGGGGTGGCGCGGGCGGGGGGAGCGGTGGTGGAAAAGCTCTGGACCTGGGCAGGGCGGAAAGAGGAGCCGCCGATGACCAGATTCCTCGCCGAGCAGCTCTCCACCGCCCATTGGTTCGACCAGCGCGAGACCCGAAAACTCCTCGACTGGACACCCGCGGTCTCCCTTGATGAGGGACTGGCACGGCTGGCCGAGCACTATGGTTCCTGGTCAGCTGCGCGGGTTCACCGATCGTGA
- a CDS encoding 3-oxoacyl-ACP synthase III — MAGNATFRHSNTALLSVSCIEAPRIVSSTDFDRSLASTLRRLKFPPRLLERVAGVTHRRWWAAGTSFDDAAVEAGAKALAEAGVEASEIGLLINTSVTRRNLEPSVAVKIHHELGLPSSAMNFDLANACLGFVNGLILAANMIDSGQIRYAVIVNGEDAQVTQEATLARLQRPETTREDFSREFATLTLGSGAAAAVLGPADEYPWAHRLIGGVMRAGTEHHELCVGGIDGMTTDTKGLLDGGLQLVVDAWQEAQPEWDWAAMDRYVTHQVSNAYTQAIINAIDLDPDKVPITFPHWGNVGPASLPMTLAAEAQSLTSGDRVLCMGVGSGLNAGMVEIVW, encoded by the coding sequence TTGGCAGGGAATGCAACCTTCCGGCACAGCAACACCGCACTGCTCTCGGTGAGCTGTATCGAGGCTCCGAGGATCGTGAGTTCCACGGATTTCGACCGTAGCTTGGCTTCGACCCTGCGGCGGCTGAAGTTTCCCCCGCGGCTACTTGAACGCGTAGCCGGCGTCACACACCGCCGCTGGTGGGCCGCAGGCACATCGTTCGATGATGCTGCGGTCGAAGCGGGCGCCAAGGCCCTGGCCGAGGCCGGCGTCGAGGCGTCCGAAATCGGTCTGCTGATCAATACCTCGGTCACGAGGCGTAACCTCGAACCGTCCGTGGCGGTGAAGATCCACCACGAACTCGGCCTACCGTCGTCGGCCATGAACTTCGATCTGGCCAACGCCTGCCTTGGATTCGTGAACGGCTTGATCCTGGCGGCCAACATGATCGACTCCGGCCAGATCAGGTACGCGGTAATCGTCAACGGCGAGGACGCCCAGGTTACCCAGGAAGCCACACTGGCACGACTGCAGCGGCCTGAGACCACGCGAGAAGACTTCAGCAGGGAGTTCGCCACCCTCACACTTGGATCCGGGGCCGCCGCAGCCGTCTTGGGACCCGCAGACGAGTACCCCTGGGCGCATCGGCTTATCGGCGGCGTGATGCGTGCCGGCACAGAACACCACGAATTGTGCGTGGGAGGCATTGACGGGATGACCACCGACACGAAAGGGCTGCTCGACGGCGGCCTTCAGCTCGTCGTCGATGCTTGGCAGGAAGCCCAGCCAGAGTGGGACTGGGCTGCCATGGACCGCTATGTCACGCATCAAGTCAGCAATGCCTATACTCAGGCGATCATTAATGCCATTGACCTGGACCCGGACAAGGTTCCGATCACGTTCCCTCACTGGGGCAACGTGGGTCCTGCCTCGCTCCCTATGACACTCGCAGCCGAGGCCCAGTCACTGACTTCCGGGGACCGTGTCCTGTGCATGGGTGTCGGTTCCGGGCTGAACGCGGGGATGGTGGAAATCGTTTGGTAG
- the ilvD gene encoding dihydroxy-acid dehydratase, protein MPPLRSRTVTHGRNMVGARALLRAAGVNGSDFGKPIIAVANSFTEFVPGHTHLQPVGRIVSDAIIEAGGIPREFNTIAVDDGIAMGHGGMLYSLPSRELIADSVEYMVNAHCADALICISNCDKITPGMLMAALRLNIPTVFVSGGPMEGGTAVLVDGTVRKRLNLISAIADAVDESVSDADLLRLEENACPTCGSCSGMFTANSMNCLTEALGLSLPGNGTTLATHTARRELYQDAGKAIVDITNAHYFDDDLSVLPRAIASRAAFENAMTMDIAMGGSSNTILHLLAAAQEAELDFTLEDIDAISRRTPCLSKVAPNGTYLIEDVHRAGGIPAILGELDRGGMLNHDVRSVHGPDLRSWLDAWDIRGGKASDEALELFHAAPGCVRSATAFSQSERWDTLDTDNENGCVRSIDNAHTLEGGLAVLRGNISLDGCVVKTAGVDESIFRFSGPAVVFESQDDAVEAILNKQIVAGDVVVIRYEGPRGGPGMQEMLYPTSFLKGLGLGAKCALITDGRFSGGTSGLSIGHVSPEAAAGGAIALVENGDTISIDIPARSITVEVSDDELGRRRALLEATTGYQPANRERAVSQALRAYAAFALSADKGAVRHVPLAPLPVATTA, encoded by the coding sequence ATGCCTCCTCTACGCTCACGAACTGTCACACACGGCCGCAACATGGTCGGCGCACGCGCCTTGCTCCGCGCCGCTGGCGTCAACGGTTCCGACTTCGGAAAGCCGATCATCGCCGTCGCGAACAGCTTCACCGAATTCGTTCCCGGACATACGCATCTCCAACCGGTGGGCCGCATTGTCTCCGACGCCATCATTGAGGCTGGCGGCATCCCGCGCGAGTTCAACACCATCGCCGTCGACGACGGCATCGCCATGGGCCACGGAGGCATGCTGTACTCGCTGCCTTCCCGCGAGCTGATCGCCGATTCGGTCGAGTACATGGTGAACGCCCATTGCGCCGACGCCCTGATCTGCATCTCGAACTGCGACAAGATCACTCCCGGCATGCTGATGGCCGCACTGCGCCTCAACATCCCCACCGTCTTTGTCAGCGGAGGCCCCATGGAGGGCGGCACCGCCGTCCTGGTCGACGGCACGGTCCGCAAGCGGCTGAACCTGATCTCCGCGATCGCGGACGCCGTGGACGAGAGCGTCTCGGATGCCGATCTGCTCCGCCTTGAAGAGAACGCATGCCCGACGTGCGGTTCCTGTTCGGGCATGTTCACTGCCAACTCGATGAACTGCCTCACCGAAGCACTCGGCCTCTCGCTGCCGGGCAACGGCACCACGCTCGCTACCCACACCGCCCGCCGCGAGCTGTACCAGGACGCAGGCAAGGCCATTGTCGATATCACCAATGCCCACTACTTCGACGACGACCTATCCGTTCTGCCACGGGCGATTGCCAGTCGCGCGGCCTTTGAGAATGCCATGACGATGGATATCGCCATGGGCGGCTCATCCAACACCATCCTGCACTTGCTCGCCGCCGCCCAGGAAGCCGAACTAGACTTCACGCTCGAGGACATCGACGCCATCTCGCGCCGCACTCCGTGCCTGTCGAAGGTCGCCCCGAACGGCACTTACCTGATCGAAGACGTCCACCGCGCAGGCGGCATCCCGGCCATCCTGGGCGAACTGGACCGAGGCGGGATGCTCAACCACGACGTTCGTTCCGTACACGGACCCGACCTCCGCTCCTGGCTGGACGCTTGGGATATCCGAGGTGGCAAGGCCAGCGACGAGGCCCTTGAACTGTTCCACGCGGCCCCTGGCTGTGTCCGCTCCGCCACGGCCTTCTCCCAATCGGAGCGCTGGGACACCCTGGACACCGACAACGAGAACGGGTGTGTCCGCTCGATCGACAATGCGCACACCTTGGAGGGCGGGCTGGCCGTACTCCGCGGCAACATCTCGCTCGATGGCTGCGTAGTGAAGACCGCAGGCGTCGACGAATCGATCTTCCGATTCTCCGGCCCCGCTGTGGTCTTCGAATCACAGGACGACGCAGTCGAGGCCATCCTCAACAAGCAGATCGTCGCAGGCGACGTGGTGGTCATTCGCTACGAAGGTCCCCGCGGCGGCCCGGGCATGCAGGAAATGCTCTACCCGACGTCATTCCTCAAGGGACTCGGACTTGGCGCGAAGTGCGCGCTCATCACTGATGGCCGCTTCTCCGGCGGCACGTCAGGACTGTCGATCGGCCACGTCTCCCCCGAGGCTGCCGCGGGAGGAGCGATTGCGCTCGTGGAAAACGGCGACACGATTTCCATCGACATTCCTGCCCGTTCCATCACAGTGGAGGTGTCCGACGACGAGCTCGGCCGCCGTCGCGCCCTGCTGGAAGCGACCACCGGGTACCAGCCAGCCAACCGCGAGCGGGCCGTATCCCAGGCACTGCGCGCCTACGCGGCCTTCGCGCTCTCGGCTGACAAAGGGGCCGTGCGTCACGTCCCGCTCGCACCCTTGCCGGTCGCCACCACCGCATAG